Proteins encoded by one window of Chryseobacterium sp. POL2:
- the pafA gene encoding alkaline phosphatase PafA, with product MVKRLGIAAAIAFLGIFQVSAQTKLERPKLVVGLVIDQMRWDYLYRYYDKFQVDGFKRMLQQGYSFNNVMIPYLPTVTAIGHTSIYTGSVPSIHGIAGNDWTDKETGKSVYCTTDTAYKGVGTTSEKIGAHSPRNLWSTTITDQLGIATNFKSKVVGVSLKDRASILPAGHNPTGAFWFDETTGNFITSTYYMQDLPKWVDDFNAKNLAKELVSKGWNTLLPIEQYTESSRDDVPWESLLGSATKPVFPYNNLPADYDKKKGVLRTTPFGNTYTLKFAEASVDGYQLGADEITDFLAINIASTDYVGHAFGPNSIEVEDTYLRLDRDLAAFFKMLDKKVGKDNYLVFLSADHGGAHSVGYLQENKMPTGFFGEGLKKSINEELEKKFGAAGLVMEIDNYQVYTHDKLIAEKSLDLDDVKKAIISHLQKLPEILYAVDMTEIGEAPIPEPIKTRTINGYNWKRSGDIQMVTKDGYLAYYAKKGTTHSVWNSYDAHIPLIFMGWKVKNGESNKPYYMTDIAPTLAQFLKIENPSGNIGEPIVEVLGK from the coding sequence ATGGTAAAAAGATTAGGAATTGCAGCCGCGATTGCTTTTTTAGGAATATTTCAGGTGTCGGCTCAAACAAAACTAGAGCGCCCAAAGTTGGTGGTAGGCTTGGTTATAGATCAAATGCGTTGGGATTATCTCTACCGTTATTATGATAAATTTCAAGTTGATGGTTTCAAGAGAATGCTTCAACAGGGCTATTCTTTCAACAATGTTATGATTCCGTATTTACCGACGGTTACCGCCATTGGTCACACCAGTATATACACGGGTTCTGTACCTTCCATTCATGGGATTGCAGGAAACGACTGGACGGATAAGGAGACCGGAAAAAGCGTTTATTGTACTACCGATACAGCGTACAAAGGTGTTGGGACAACCTCTGAAAAGATCGGTGCACATTCTCCCAGAAATCTTTGGAGCACAACCATTACCGATCAGTTGGGCATCGCCACTAATTTTAAATCGAAAGTCGTGGGCGTTTCTTTGAAAGACCGCGCTTCCATTTTACCTGCCGGACACAATCCAACGGGTGCTTTTTGGTTTGATGAAACCACAGGGAATTTCATTACCAGCACTTATTATATGCAGGATTTACCGAAATGGGTGGACGATTTTAATGCTAAAAATCTCGCTAAAGAATTGGTTTCTAAAGGTTGGAATACCTTATTGCCAATTGAACAATACACCGAAAGTTCCAGAGATGACGTTCCTTGGGAAAGTCTTTTGGGATCGGCAACGAAACCTGTTTTTCCGTACAATAATTTGCCTGCGGATTATGATAAAAAGAAAGGCGTTCTGAGAACAACACCTTTCGGAAATACCTATACGCTGAAGTTTGCAGAAGCTTCCGTGGATGGCTATCAATTGGGCGCGGATGAAATCACCGATTTTTTAGCGATTAATATTGCCTCTACAGATTATGTTGGTCACGCTTTTGGACCCAATTCTATCGAAGTTGAAGATACTTATTTAAGACTCGACCGTGATTTGGCAGCGTTTTTCAAAATGTTGGATAAAAAGGTAGGGAAGGATAATTATTTGGTGTTCTTGTCTGCGGATCACGGTGGTGCGCATTCTGTGGGTTATTTGCAAGAGAACAAAATGCCAACAGGTTTCTTTGGTGAAGGTTTAAAAAAATCAATCAACGAAGAACTGGAAAAGAAATTTGGAGCCGCTGGTTTGGTGATGGAAATCGACAATTATCAAGTTTATACCCATGATAAACTCATTGCTGAAAAGAGTTTGGATCTTGATGATGTTAAAAAAGCCATTATTTCGCATTTGCAAAAATTACCGGAAATTTTGTACGCCGTAGATATGACGGAAATTGGAGAAGCACCCATTCCAGAACCGATAAAAACAAGAACGATTAATGGCTACAATTGGAAAAGAAGCGGCGATATACAAATGGTGACCAAAGACGGCTATTTGGCTTATTATGCTAAAAAAGGAACCACACATTCTGTTTGGAATTCTTATGATGCGCATATTCCATTGATATTCATGGGCTGGAAAGTTAAAAATGGTGAAAGCAATAAACCGTATTATATGACCGACATTGCACCGACATTGGCTCAGTTTTTAAAAATTGAAAATCCAAGCGGAAACATTGGAGAGCCTATTGTTGAGGTGTTAGGGAAATAA
- a CDS encoding WG repeat-containing protein: protein MITLKTTLTAILLFGATIFAFSQELTIKKVGNKFGYENAKGKMVIKPVYDDAKEFSDEGWAEVNVGATESEILGLMGGFWGVIDESGKIIVPIEYDGVNYFANDKLFQAVKGNKAYFYNRKGKLVKVKDYTDLKESLFQD, encoded by the coding sequence ATGATCACATTAAAAACAACGCTTACGGCAATCCTATTATTTGGAGCAACAATTTTTGCATTTTCTCAAGAGCTTACAATTAAAAAAGTGGGAAATAAATTTGGGTATGAAAACGCAAAAGGAAAAATGGTTATTAAACCTGTTTATGATGATGCCAAAGAATTTTCCGATGAAGGCTGGGCAGAAGTAAATGTAGGGGCTACGGAAAGTGAAATCCTAGGATTAATGGGAGGATTTTGGGGAGTTATAGACGAATCGGGGAAAATCATCGTACCTATAGAATATGATGGGGTGAATTACTTTGCAAATGACAAACTATTTCAAGCCGTGAAGGGTAACAAAGCCTATTTTTATAATAGAAAAGGAAAACTCGTAAAAGTAAAAGATTATACAGATTTAAAAGAATCATTGTTTCAAGACTAA
- a CDS encoding toxin-antitoxin system YwqK family antitoxin has translation MNKLKTRIAAMLLLFSIYSFSQNTIYYYGQSEKKFEEGNLVNKLKEGEWKKYHSNGNIWEIGKYSKGLKDGEWKSYHPEGGISELWNYKNGIAISESKYIFQNGKTQMIQNFDSKGQLSGVRKTYSFEGELRIEENFLNGNLHGIYKRYAEKGRLVETGEYNNSKKVGVWKLYNINGEVKTTNY, from the coding sequence ATGAACAAGTTAAAAACAAGAATTGCAGCAATGTTATTGCTATTTAGCATCTATTCCTTTTCTCAAAACACGATATATTACTACGGACAAAGCGAGAAAAAATTTGAAGAAGGTAATTTGGTTAACAAACTAAAGGAAGGCGAATGGAAAAAATACCATTCCAATGGTAATATTTGGGAAATTGGAAAATATAGCAAGGGGCTAAAAGATGGCGAATGGAAAAGTTATCATCCAGAAGGCGGGATATCAGAACTATGGAATTATAAAAATGGAATTGCAATCAGTGAATCTAAATATATTTTCCAGAACGGAAAAACGCAAATGATCCAAAATTTTGATTCCAAAGGACAGCTTTCTGGGGTACGAAAAACGTATAGTTTTGAAGGGGAACTACGTATTGAAGAAAACTTTTTAAATGGAAACCTCCATGGTATTTATAAAAGATATGCTGAAAAAGGAAGACTTGTTGAAACGGGGGAATACAATAACAGTAAAAAAGTTGGAGTGTGGAAGCTATACAACATCAACGGAGAGGTTAAAACTACAAATTATTAA
- a CDS encoding LuxR C-terminal-related transcriptional regulator, translated as MDKIEKLRNIWENIPKSIIEQIDLSQKEIINRYMDVFHFGDYFYVIFNTRTAQMEYVHPNVEKVLGYAPQDFELATVLESIHPDDLPYYYHYEQSAVRFFSNLTPDLFFKYKFSYDYRLKLKDDSYKRLLQQVVPIYFFPEGGARTLAIFTDLSHLKLTGIPKLSFMGMHGAPSFYNVHLEEDFKMMESLFSKKELEILQHMIQGKKSEEIADLLARSIHTVRNHRKNILQKSGCNNVHELLVKSVREAWV; from the coding sequence ATGGATAAGATAGAGAAACTACGAAATATTTGGGAAAACATTCCAAAATCAATAATTGAACAAATAGATCTTTCGCAGAAGGAAATCATCAATCGGTATATGGATGTGTTTCATTTTGGCGATTATTTTTATGTGATTTTTAATACCCGTACTGCCCAAATGGAATACGTGCATCCCAATGTAGAAAAGGTGTTGGGTTATGCGCCACAGGATTTTGAGTTGGCAACGGTTTTAGAAAGCATTCATCCAGATGATTTACCGTATTATTATCATTATGAACAAAGTGCTGTTCGTTTTTTTAGTAATCTTACGCCTGATCTGTTTTTTAAGTATAAATTTTCTTATGATTATCGTTTAAAACTAAAAGATGATAGCTACAAAAGGCTGTTGCAACAGGTAGTTCCTATTTATTTTTTTCCTGAAGGTGGTGCCCGTACTTTGGCTATTTTTACAGATTTATCACACCTAAAACTTACGGGTATTCCCAAACTATCATTTATGGGTATGCATGGGGCACCGTCTTTCTACAATGTGCATCTGGAAGAGGATTTTAAAATGATGGAGTCGCTTTTCTCGAAAAAGGAATTGGAGATTTTACAGCATATGATTCAGGGTAAAAAAAGTGAGGAAATAGCGGATCTGCTGGCACGGAGTATTCACACCGTTCGCAATCACCGCAAAAATATTCTTCAAAAATCGGGTTGCAACAACGTGCACGAGTTATTGGTAAAATCAGTAAGAGAAGCTTGGGTATAA
- a CDS encoding outer membrane beta-barrel family protein: MKLFLASAGLVCSTFFMAQTTVQDTIKSSSIEEVKIVAKKPTVETKVDRTVFNVAESSILAGNTTWEVLRMTPLVSIDSDDVIKSEGESVTVYINDRKSVFTGKELKEYLKSIPADNLMKIEVITNPSSRYETTGQVINIVLKKRDDEGIKGSVSMTNTQNRKNNQYSNLNVNYHKKNFTQTLVGSYNDNTNVSSSLNEIKEYKDNSYTEIHQNGMWRGKSPSVSSTSELELNDKNNIGVIVELYQNKSKSENASDAVKTVNDVLYNNYHLDQNQNWKYRVLSSNLFYKYYDKVKNKILDVNLGVNYNGQQTDRTFDKTQLIAPMSTNTKIFENNETRNYYLKLDYSQPLDSVGSSFEVGAKFNFNNNVIPSDYYGFLDQNNQPTNLHNRFKYTDNLNSVYANYSTKFFEKLDVRVGLRYEYITYKILQETDHLERKDSYGTFLPNALLKYTFTPNFNISTSYNYNLWRPWYSEFNPFELPNNDGTYSRGNMYLNPNPNHRFTFKVGVYKKYFLSASYYFTDQDYWTDYYRDGEKLVIFENNFDGKSKRYNFSLNTNQTFFKNKLNVNLTVGVNYSDNSDFNKRNNLDMKSYLTSFTASSNFSYTNLFNKNINVSGWVGAYQHNNGNSIGNNLNVFHNISITKIFPNNGIETSLQLNNIFLRPVFDRTSYSQVGTIRNVNNSDWYGAAFTITKRFGNQKVKENTKTDAEKNQGGGK, from the coding sequence ATGAAATTATTTTTGGCAAGTGCGGGATTAGTTTGTAGTACTTTTTTTATGGCTCAAACCACCGTTCAAGATACCATAAAATCAAGCTCCATTGAAGAAGTAAAAATTGTTGCTAAAAAGCCAACAGTAGAAACTAAAGTGGACCGAACCGTTTTCAATGTTGCCGAAAGTTCCATTCTTGCAGGAAATACCACTTGGGAGGTTTTAAGAATGACGCCTTTGGTAAGTATAGATAGCGATGACGTTATAAAATCTGAAGGAGAAAGTGTAACGGTTTATATTAACGATAGAAAATCTGTTTTCACAGGAAAAGAGTTGAAGGAATATTTAAAATCTATTCCAGCCGATAATTTGATGAAAATAGAAGTCATTACCAATCCGTCTTCAAGATACGAAACAACCGGACAGGTGATTAATATTGTTCTTAAAAAACGTGACGACGAAGGTATAAAAGGAAGCGTTTCTATGACGAATACACAGAATAGAAAGAACAATCAATATTCGAATCTTAATGTGAATTATCACAAAAAGAACTTTACACAAACTTTGGTAGGAAGTTATAATGACAATACAAATGTTTCGTCTTCTTTAAATGAAATTAAAGAATATAAAGATAATTCATACACAGAAATTCACCAAAATGGCATGTGGAGAGGTAAATCTCCATCGGTTTCATCTACGTCTGAATTAGAATTAAATGATAAAAATAACATTGGAGTTATTGTAGAATTGTATCAGAATAAGAGTAAATCTGAAAACGCCTCGGATGCTGTCAAAACAGTCAATGATGTTCTGTACAATAATTATCATTTGGATCAGAATCAAAATTGGAAATACCGAGTTTTAAGTTCAAATTTATTTTACAAATATTATGATAAGGTTAAAAACAAAATCTTGGATGTTAATTTAGGGGTAAATTACAATGGGCAACAGACGGATAGAACTTTTGATAAGACTCAGTTAATTGCACCAATGTCCACCAATACCAAAATTTTTGAAAACAACGAGACTAGAAATTATTATTTAAAGTTAGATTATTCTCAGCCTTTAGACAGTGTGGGTAGCAGCTTTGAGGTGGGTGCAAAATTCAATTTTAATAACAATGTTATACCAAGTGATTATTACGGGTTTTTAGATCAAAATAATCAACCTACTAATTTGCACAACAGATTTAAATATACAGATAATCTAAATTCAGTTTACGCCAATTATAGTACTAAATTTTTTGAAAAATTAGATGTTAGAGTAGGTTTGAGGTATGAATATATTACCTACAAAATTCTTCAGGAAACAGATCATTTAGAAAGGAAAGACTCTTATGGAACTTTTTTACCTAATGCCCTTTTGAAATATACTTTTACACCTAATTTCAATATTTCTACTTCCTATAATTACAATTTATGGAGGCCTTGGTATTCGGAATTTAATCCGTTTGAGTTGCCAAATAATGATGGAACTTACAGCCGTGGAAATATGTATTTAAATCCCAATCCTAATCATAGATTCACCTTTAAGGTTGGTGTTTACAAAAAGTATTTTCTTTCTGCATCGTATTATTTTACCGATCAAGATTATTGGACAGATTATTACCGTGACGGAGAAAAGCTTGTGATTTTTGAAAATAATTTTGACGGAAAATCTAAGCGTTATAACTTTAGTTTAAATACCAATCAAACCTTTTTCAAAAATAAGTTGAACGTCAACTTAACGGTAGGAGTGAACTACTCCGACAATAGCGATTTCAATAAAAGAAATAACCTGGATATGAAAAGTTACTTAACGAGTTTTACGGCTAGTTCTAACTTTTCGTACACCAATTTGTTCAATAAAAACATTAATGTTTCGGGTTGGGTAGGTGCTTATCAACACAATAATGGTAATTCTATTGGTAATAATCTCAATGTTTTCCATAATATTTCTATCACCAAAATATTTCCAAATAATGGCATTGAAACCTCTTTGCAACTTAATAATATTTTCTTGAGACCTGTTTTTGACAGAACAAGTTATAGCCAAGTGGGAACAATAAGAAATGTAAATAATTCCGATTGGTACGGCGCTGCTTTTACCATTACCAAACGCTTTGGAAACCAAAAAGTAAAAGAAAATACCAAAACCGATGCAGAAAAAAATCAGGGTGGCGGAAAATAA
- a CDS encoding malate dehydrogenase: MKVTVVGAGAVGASCAEYIAMKNFASEVVLVDIKEGFAEGKAMDLMQCASLNAFDTKITGTTGDYSKTAGSKVAVITSGIPRKPGMTREELIGINAGIVKEVTENLVKHSPDVIIIVVSNPMDTMAYLVHKTSGLPKERIIGMGGALDSARFKYRLAEALDCPISDVDGMVIAAHSDTGMLPLMTKATRNGVPVTEFLSEEKQAYVAEETKVGGATLTKLLGTSAWYAPGAAVSVLVQSILCDQKKMIPCSLMLDGEYGQSDICLGVPAIIGANGVEKIVDITLTDAEKAKFAEAANAVREVNGDLKF, translated from the coding sequence ATGAAAGTAACCGTTGTTGGCGCTGGTGCTGTAGGAGCATCTTGTGCAGAGTATATTGCGATGAAAAATTTCGCTTCAGAAGTGGTTTTAGTGGATATTAAAGAAGGTTTTGCAGAAGGTAAAGCTATGGATTTAATGCAGTGTGCGTCTCTTAACGCTTTTGATACTAAAATTACTGGTACAACAGGAGATTACAGCAAAACAGCTGGGTCTAAAGTAGCAGTTATTACTTCTGGTATCCCAAGAAAACCAGGGATGACAAGAGAAGAACTTATTGGTATTAACGCAGGAATTGTAAAAGAAGTTACAGAAAACTTAGTAAAACATTCTCCAGACGTTATCATCATTGTAGTTTCTAACCCTATGGATACTATGGCTTACTTGGTACACAAAACTTCTGGCCTTCCAAAAGAAAGAATCATCGGTATGGGTGGAGCTTTAGATTCTGCACGTTTCAAATACAGATTGGCGGAAGCCTTAGATTGCCCAATTTCTGATGTGGACGGAATGGTAATCGCAGCGCATTCTGATACAGGAATGCTTCCTTTGATGACGAAAGCGACAAGAAACGGAGTTCCAGTAACTGAATTTTTATCTGAAGAAAAACAAGCTTACGTAGCTGAAGAAACTAAAGTGGGTGGAGCTACATTGACTAAACTTTTAGGAACTTCTGCTTGGTATGCGCCAGGTGCTGCTGTATCTGTTTTGGTGCAGTCTATCCTTTGCGATCAAAAGAAAATGATTCCTTGTTCTTTAATGTTGGATGGCGAGTACGGACAATCTGATATCTGTCTTGGTGTTCCAGCAATTATTGGCGCTAACGGTGTAGAAAAAATTGTTGATATTACTTTAACAGACGCTGAAAAAGCGAAGTTTGCAGAAGCTGCTAATGCAGTAAGAGAAGTAAATGGCGATTTGAAATTCTAA
- the pfkA gene encoding 6-phosphofructokinase → MSNQKIKTVAVLTSGGDAPGMNAAIRAVVRTANSMGLECYGVREGFNGLIHGDFTKMGPRSVKNIINAGGTILKSARSSEFKTPEGRATAFEQCKKHHIDALVCIGGDGSFTGAKIFNEEFGIPVIGVPGTIDNDIFGTDNTIGYDTALNTAMEAIDKIRDTATSHNRVFFVEVMGRDAGFIALNSGIATGALDILIPEQKDSLDELFGTFRKAEKVGKSSSIVVIAEGEKLGNVYDLAEATKAEFPNFDIRVAVLGHIQRGGSPSCADRVLASKMGYGAIVGLIEGKNKVMVGMKSNKLIYTPIEEAIKKHNEIDKDLLKISEILAM, encoded by the coding sequence ATGTCAAATCAAAAAATAAAAACAGTCGCTGTTTTGACTTCTGGTGGAGATGCACCAGGCATGAATGCTGCAATCCGTGCAGTGGTGAGAACCGCAAATAGTATGGGATTGGAATGTTATGGCGTTCGCGAAGGCTTCAATGGTCTTATCCATGGGGATTTTACCAAAATGGGACCTCGTTCGGTTAAAAATATAATTAATGCAGGAGGAACCATTTTGAAATCTGCCCGTTCTTCAGAATTCAAAACACCAGAAGGCCGTGCCACAGCTTTTGAACAATGCAAAAAACATCATATTGATGCTTTGGTATGCATCGGTGGAGATGGTAGTTTTACTGGTGCTAAGATTTTCAATGAAGAATTTGGAATACCTGTTATTGGCGTTCCTGGTACTATTGATAATGATATCTTTGGGACTGATAATACCATTGGTTATGACACCGCTTTGAATACCGCAATGGAAGCTATTGACAAGATTCGTGATACAGCGACGTCTCATAATAGAGTTTTCTTTGTGGAAGTTATGGGGCGCGATGCTGGTTTTATTGCGCTTAATAGTGGTATTGCAACTGGGGCTTTGGATATTTTAATTCCTGAACAAAAAGACAGTCTGGATGAACTTTTTGGTACTTTCCGAAAAGCTGAAAAAGTTGGAAAATCATCAAGCATTGTGGTGATTGCAGAAGGTGAAAAACTCGGAAATGTCTATGATCTAGCTGAAGCAACAAAAGCGGAATTTCCAAATTTTGATATTCGGGTAGCGGTGTTGGGACATATCCAGCGTGGTGGCTCACCAAGTTGCGCGGATCGTGTATTGGCTAGCAAAATGGGTTATGGTGCCATAGTTGGTCTTATAGAAGGTAAAAACAAAGTGATGGTTGGGATGAAGTCTAACAAACTTATTTATACCCCTATCGAAGAGGCCATTAAAAAACATAACGAAATAGATAAAGACTTGCTAAAGATTTCCGAAATATTAGCAATGTAA
- the gap gene encoding type I glyceraldehyde-3-phosphate dehydrogenase: MSTIKVGINGFGRIGGLVFNAMLERDNIEIVGINDLINAEYMAYMMKYDSVHGRFNGEIRVEGNNLVVNGKTIRITSERDPNNLKWNEVGADYIVESTGLFLSADTANAHINAGAKKVVLSAPSKDDTPMFVMGVNHKELTDDIKIFSNASCTTNCLAPLAKVVHDNFGIVEGLMTTVHATTATQRTVDGPSMKDWRGGRSALLNIIPSSTGAAKAVGKVIPSLNGKLTGMSFRVPTADVSVVDLTVRLEKATSYDEIAAAIKTASEGELKGILGYTEDLVVSQDFIGDKRTSIFDKDAGIMLSPNFVKLVSWYDNETGYSNKLTDLLIHSASL, from the coding sequence ATGTCAACAATCAAAGTAGGTATCAACGGTTTTGGTAGAATTGGAGGATTAGTATTCAACGCTATGTTAGAGCGTGACAACATCGAAATCGTAGGTATTAATGACCTTATCAACGCAGAGTACATGGCTTATATGATGAAGTATGATTCTGTACATGGACGTTTCAATGGAGAAATCAGAGTTGAAGGTAACAACCTAGTAGTTAATGGAAAAACAATCCGCATTACTTCAGAAAGAGATCCTAATAACTTAAAATGGAACGAAGTTGGTGCTGACTACATCGTAGAATCAACAGGTCTTTTCTTATCTGCTGATACTGCAAATGCGCACATCAACGCTGGTGCAAAGAAAGTTGTTCTTTCTGCGCCTTCTAAAGATGATACACCTATGTTCGTAATGGGCGTTAACCACAAAGAATTAACAGACGATATCAAAATTTTCTCAAATGCATCTTGTACAACCAACTGTCTTGCGCCTTTAGCAAAAGTAGTACATGATAATTTCGGAATTGTTGAAGGTCTTATGACAACGGTACATGCTACAACAGCAACACAAAGAACGGTGGATGGCCCTTCTATGAAAGACTGGAGAGGTGGGCGTTCTGCACTTCTTAACATCATCCCATCTTCTACAGGTGCTGCCAAAGCAGTAGGAAAAGTGATTCCTTCTCTTAATGGGAAATTGACTGGTATGTCTTTCAGAGTACCTACAGCAGACGTTTCTGTAGTGGACTTAACGGTAAGATTAGAAAAAGCAACTTCTTATGACGAAATCGCAGCAGCAATTAAAACAGCTTCTGAAGGTGAACTAAAAGGTATTTTAGGATATACAGAAGATCTAGTCGTTTCTCAAGATTTTATCGGAGATAAGAGAACATCAATCTTTGACAAAGACGCAGGTATTATGCTATCTCCAAACTTTGTTAAATTAGTATCTTGGTATGATAACGAAACTGGTTATTCTAATAAGTTAACAGACCTATTAATACATTCAGCTTCTTTATAA
- a CDS encoding DUF3575 domain-containing protein, giving the protein MKTQILLFSLLASSFISAQQSADSLIINKNTIKTNLTAYAFRNFNLTYERSINKTIAVSATFATMPKGDVPFLNSFVKEENREDIGDIQLGNTAFTLETRFYFGKKYNSGFYLAPYYRYTNMKIDEIRYNFYTYDEDTNVETNNPIDLNGKFSAHSFGLMIGVQWLLGKKQNWVLDWWLIGGHYGFAKGDLAGKTKYALTPEEQQDLQDEINDLNIPIVKYEAHINANGGTVKLDGPWAGLRSGLSLGYRF; this is encoded by the coding sequence ATGAAAACTCAGATTTTACTATTTTCTTTATTAGCTTCAAGTTTCATCTCTGCCCAACAATCTGCGGATAGCTTAATCATCAACAAAAACACGATTAAGACTAATCTTACGGCTTATGCATTTAGGAATTTTAATCTTACCTACGAAAGATCTATTAACAAAACCATCGCTGTTAGTGCGACTTTTGCAACGATGCCCAAAGGCGACGTTCCTTTTCTGAATTCTTTTGTAAAGGAAGAAAATCGCGAAGATATTGGCGATATCCAATTAGGAAATACAGCTTTCACTCTAGAAACAAGATTTTATTTTGGAAAAAAATACAACAGCGGATTTTATTTGGCACCATATTATCGCTATACTAATATGAAAATTGATGAAATTAGATATAACTTCTACACTTATGATGAAGATACTAACGTAGAAACCAATAATCCGATTGACTTAAATGGTAAGTTTTCTGCCCACAGTTTTGGATTAATGATAGGAGTACAATGGCTATTGGGCAAAAAACAAAATTGGGTATTAGATTGGTGGCTTATCGGAGGTCATTATGGATTCGCAAAAGGTGATCTTGCTGGAAAGACTAAATATGCTCTTACTCCAGAAGAACAACAAGATTTACAAGATGAGATTAATGACTTAAATATTCCTATTGTTAAATATGAAGCTCATATTAATGCGAACGGTGGTACTGTGAAACTAGATGGTCCATGGGCGGGTCTTCGTTCTGGATTGTCATTAGGCTATAGATTTTAA
- a CDS encoding T9SS type A sorting domain-containing protein has translation MKTIITSFALVFAINAFSQSEAPGILWNKDFESSSSDFNSDEIIQLQDSNFLVLGNVFVDGIVSPELSKLSPTGTVLWQKQYANVAGYYAFGLKADSSGNIFLLYEGSEGVEDRIGKLNSNGEQQWLKSISVESYPTYIYGINVLSDNSLLVCGTYEMGETSGGYFYAKYDSNGNQTWIMKKSFTGFPIAYIGNVMPHSDGGVIVSGGSFDADYSEAGYIAKYDSQRNLVWEKYLDYASSEDTYIQNSIISANNDIVVFGNYYIDDNETSFVTKINSAGNEVWRKTFTYNDYNVNLSKIIEFSPNEYTIATELSSLTDNGSTANIKKLTSDGNIAWEHSYDNEIFNGLVNFSDIIKTNDNNLMLLTKKYMDEAMITSKYSLYKMGGSLAVKDVAQTKVTIYPNPTSDFINIKLEEKENLNQLEIFDLSGKLIKTYENPTKSISVKDLAKGSYLIKLYFGNQIITQKIIKN, from the coding sequence AATGCTTTCTCGCAATCAGAAGCACCTGGTATTCTTTGGAATAAAGATTTTGAGTCGAGCTCTTCAGATTTTAATTCTGATGAAATTATACAATTGCAAGATTCTAATTTTTTGGTTCTAGGCAATGTATTTGTAGATGGGATAGTTTCGCCCGAATTATCGAAGCTTTCTCCAACAGGAACGGTGTTGTGGCAAAAACAATATGCCAATGTTGCAGGCTATTATGCTTTTGGTTTGAAAGCTGATTCTTCGGGAAATATTTTTTTGCTTTATGAAGGCTCGGAAGGAGTAGAGGATCGAATAGGAAAATTAAACTCAAATGGTGAACAACAATGGCTAAAGTCTATTAGCGTGGAGTCTTATCCAACTTATATATATGGTATAAATGTTCTAAGTGATAATTCACTTTTAGTTTGTGGAACCTATGAAATGGGTGAGACTTCGGGTGGTTATTTTTATGCAAAATATGATAGTAATGGGAATCAAACTTGGATTATGAAAAAATCGTTTACAGGTTTTCCAATTGCTTATATTGGGAATGTAATGCCGCATAGCGATGGAGGTGTGATTGTATCGGGAGGAAGTTTTGATGCTGACTATAGCGAAGCTGGTTATATCGCAAAATACGACAGTCAACGTAATTTGGTTTGGGAAAAGTATTTAGATTATGCATCTAGTGAGGATACCTATATCCAAAACTCTATCATTTCTGCGAATAATGACATTGTAGTATTTGGTAACTATTATATTGATGATAATGAGACTTCATTTGTAACAAAAATAAATAGCGCAGGAAATGAGGTTTGGAGAAAAACATTTACTTATAATGATTATAATGTTAATCTATCTAAAATTATAGAATTCTCTCCTAATGAATATACTATAGCTACTGAACTAAGTAGTCTTACTGATAATGGAAGCACAGCAAATATTAAAAAACTAACTTCCGATGGAAATATTGCTTGGGAACATTCTTATGACAATGAAATTTTTAACGGTTTAGTTAATTTCTCAGATATTATTAAAACCAATGATAATAACCTTATGCTACTTACAAAAAAGTATATGGATGAGGCTATGATTACTTCAAAATATAGTCTTTATAAAATGGGTGGATCTTTAGCTGTAAAAGACGTTGCCCAAACTAAAGTTACAATCTATCCAAATCCTACCTCAGATTTCATCAATATAAAATTAGAAGAAAAAGAAAATTTAAATCAATTAGAAATTTTTGATCTCTCAGGAAAACTTATAAAAACCTATGAAAATCCAACGAAAAGCATTTCTGTAAAAGACTTAGCAAAAGGATCATATTTAATAAAACTTTATTTTGGAAACCAAATTATCACTCAAAAAATTATTAAAAATTAA